From a single Nostoc sp. MS1 genomic region:
- a CDS encoding cadmium resistance transporter, which produces MTWLITTILLGISVAFATTFDDNLYLTAFFGKVNRTFRPQNVVLGEFLGFTVLVLASLPGFFGGLILPASWIGLLGFLPIAIGINHLLRREQQEDNVQDVSIDFHASPTSGRRKKSLLATLRDRQTYRVSAVTIANGGNNIGIYVPLFASSNFPSLAVIISVCYCTVGTWCFLSYYMVRNPLMAPILTRHARKVFPFVLIYLGCSILIKSESYQLLPALAMFSR; this is translated from the coding sequence ATGACTTGGCTCATCACTACAATTCTTCTTGGAATCTCCGTTGCTTTTGCCACTACCTTTGACGATAACTTATATCTGACAGCTTTCTTTGGCAAAGTTAATCGCACCTTTCGCCCCCAAAATGTTGTTCTTGGCGAGTTTTTAGGGTTTACAGTCTTAGTCCTGGCTAGTCTTCCTGGTTTCTTTGGTGGCTTAATACTTCCAGCATCTTGGATTGGGTTGTTAGGTTTTTTACCTATCGCCATCGGTATTAATCACCTATTGAGGAGAGAGCAGCAAGAAGATAATGTACAGGATGTATCAATTGATTTCCACGCTTCCCCTACATCTGGACGACGCAAAAAATCTCTACTAGCAACTCTGCGCGATCGCCAAACTTACCGTGTTTCTGCGGTAACTATCGCTAACGGTGGTAACAATATTGGTATCTACGTTCCTTTATTTGCCAGCAGTAATTTTCCCTCTTTAGCTGTAATTATATCTGTCTGCTATTGTACAGTTGGCACATGGTGCTTCCTGTCTTATTACATGGTACGTAATCCTCTCATGGCTCCTATTTTGACTCGTCATGCGCGGAAAGTCTTCCCCTTTGTATTAATCTACTTAGGATGCTCTATCTTAATTAAAAGTGAATCTTATCAACTCCTCCCCGCGCTGGCTATGTTCTCCCGCTAG